The Metamycoplasma gateae genome window below encodes:
- a CDS encoding F0F1 ATP synthase subunit A encodes MDKLLKVNWFGSSEINSNQIFSLISLVFITFVLSILIYIAVKKQKANKAPSAAVVLVETAIIGGDNFISETHETKFEKANPYLISLFVFIFFGNILSIIGLAPIGSSLSAVLAATVVSWLGTAGVGIAYNKIKYIIKLLNPLEFASNYSPIISMTFRIYGNIIGGVVLVSLASIFLNNIWAKIIGVPATSEAVTFNPFGILVLPAFNLYFDLFGGAIQAFVFVVLTISYWSQAAEVDVKEKHKKKIRDWKRKIIKNKQNIEETKEIQNIKV; translated from the coding sequence ATGGATAAACTATTAAAAGTTAATTGATTTGGTTCATCAGAAATTAATAGCAATCAAATTTTTTCATTAATTAGTTTAGTATTTATTACTTTTGTTTTATCAATATTGATTTATATTGCAGTAAAAAAACAAAAAGCAAACAAAGCACCTTCAGCAGCGGTTGTATTAGTTGAAACTGCAATAATCGGTGGAGATAATTTTATAAGTGAAACGCATGAAACAAAATTTGAAAAAGCTAACCCATATTTAATTTCTTTATTTGTATTTATATTTTTTGGAAATATTTTATCAATTATCGGTTTAGCACCTATAGGATCATCATTGTCAGCTGTCTTAGCAGCAACTGTTGTTTCTTGATTAGGAACTGCCGGAGTTGGGATTGCATACAATAAAATAAAATACATAATTAAATTATTAAATCCATTAGAGTTTGCATCTAATTACTCTCCAATAATTTCAATGACTTTCCGTATCTATGGAAACATAATCGGTGGAGTTGTTTTAGTTTCTCTTGCTTCGATATTTTTAAATAATATTTGAGCAAAAATAATTGGAGTTCCAGCCACATCAGAAGCAGTAACCTTCAATCCATTTGGAATTTTAGTATTACCCGCATTTAATTTATACTTTGATCTATTTGGTGGAGCAATACAAGCATTTGTTTTTGTTGTTCTAACAATTTCTTATTGGTCCCAAGCTGCTGAGGTAGATGTTAAAGAAAAGCATAAGAAAAAAATCCGCGATTGAAAAAGAAAAATTATTAAGAATAAACAAAACATAGAAGAGACAAAAGAAATTCAAAATATTAAAGTCTAA
- a CDS encoding F0F1 ATP synthase subunit delta, with protein sequence MTELNEIINNWSFALFDLAKSSNKLIEITNESATIIKVLKQNKEYLKILNSFDIKEEKKYKLIDDAFGSYHPYIVNTIKLATKKHVVKYIDIIFHRFVELSNEKLNIKYGHIYSVKPLTEIEIKKLEQKLSLDLKSNITLENIIDPSLIGGVKIKVDEYLIDNSVLGKLNKIKSLV encoded by the coding sequence ATGACTGAATTAAATGAGATTATAAATAATTGATCTTTTGCTTTATTTGATTTAGCAAAATCATCAAACAAATTAATCGAAATAACAAACGAATCAGCGACTATTATTAAAGTTTTAAAACAAAATAAAGAGTATTTAAAAATATTAAACTCATTTGATATAAAAGAAGAAAAAAAATATAAGTTAATTGATGATGCATTCGGCTCATATCATCCTTATATTGTTAATACAATAAAATTAGCAACAAAAAAACATGTTGTTAAATATATAGATATTATTTTTCATCGTTTTGTTGAATTATCTAATGAAAAATTAAATATTAAGTATGGGCATATATATTCTGTAAAACCATTAACTGAAATTGAAATTAAAAAATTAGAACAAAAATTATCATTAGATTTAAAATCGAATATCACTTTGGAAAATATAATTGATCCATCTTTAATTGGTGGTGTCAAAATTAAGGTAGATGAATACTTAATTGATAATTCTGTTTTGGGTAAATTAAACAAGATTAAATCATTAGTATAA
- a CDS encoding ABC-F family ATP-binding cassette domain-containing protein has product MLDVCGISKIFPDKKLFSNINLKFLPGNVYGIIGANGVGKSTFLKILSGEVEASEGQIVKDKNARMSVLSQNQDEFNDFNVTDVVIMGNKELYEINIEKNKIYENPEATMEDYEKASHLEQIYGEMGGWNAENDAQTLLSNLGLEPEKWNMKMSELKANEKVKVLLAKALFGNPDILIMDEPTNRLDLKTIKWLENFLMDYSNIVIVVSHDSDFLDAICTHIIDIDYSEAKLFVGNYSFWKQSSQLLIEMQQKTNLRKEEQAQKLREFIARFSANASKSKQATSRKKLLEKIVIDELKPSSRKYPYIKFELNRLPGKQILNVQNLTYKNEAGDVLFENVSFSLKPGDKMVIVGNDDIAKTRLLEILMGKRKATSGTVEWGITIFPNYFPSNNQEFFQESETIIDWLSKWPLNNTTQETKDNSDARMRAFLGRMLFSNDSVFKNVQVTSGGEKVRLMMSKLMLEESNFLVFDQPLDHLDSESIDSLIEGIKSYKSSCIFTTYNRAMIKECANVILEIKPKSSFLFYGNLDEYEEAMGY; this is encoded by the coding sequence ATGTTGGATGTTTGTGGAATAAGTAAAATTTTTCCTGATAAAAAATTATTTTCAAATATAAATTTAAAGTTTTTACCAGGTAATGTATATGGGATTATTGGAGCTAATGGTGTTGGAAAATCAACATTTTTAAAAATACTAAGCGGCGAAGTTGAAGCTAGTGAAGGTCAAATAGTAAAAGATAAAAATGCTAGAATGAGCGTTTTAAGTCAAAACCAAGATGAATTTAATGACTTTAATGTGACTGATGTTGTTATCATGGGTAACAAGGAATTATATGAGATCAATATTGAAAAGAATAAAATCTATGAAAACCCTGAAGCAACAATGGAAGACTATGAAAAAGCAAGTCATCTAGAACAAATATATGGAGAAATGGGTGGATGAAACGCAGAAAACGATGCCCAAACATTATTGTCTAATTTAGGTCTTGAACCAGAAAAATGAAACATGAAAATGTCTGAATTAAAGGCAAATGAAAAAGTTAAGGTTTTACTTGCAAAAGCACTATTTGGAAACCCTGATATATTAATAATGGATGAGCCAACTAATAGATTAGACCTAAAAACTATTAAATGACTTGAAAACTTTTTAATGGACTATTCAAATATTGTTATTGTTGTTAGCCATGATAGTGATTTTTTAGATGCAATTTGTACTCATATAATTGATATTGATTATTCAGAAGCGAAACTATTTGTTGGTAATTATTCATTTTGAAAACAATCAAGTCAATTGCTAATTGAAATGCAACAAAAAACTAATTTAAGAAAAGAAGAACAAGCTCAAAAACTACGTGAATTTATTGCAAGATTCTCAGCTAATGCCTCGAAATCAAAACAAGCAACTAGCCGTAAGAAATTGCTAGAAAAAATTGTTATAGATGAATTAAAGCCATCATCAAGAAAATATCCTTATATTAAATTCGAACTAAACAGATTACCTGGAAAACAAATTTTGAATGTTCAAAATTTAACATACAAAAATGAAGCAGGAGATGTATTATTTGAAAATGTGTCATTTTCATTAAAACCAGGTGATAAAATGGTAATCGTTGGAAATGATGATATCGCAAAAACAAGATTACTTGAAATATTGATGGGAAAAAGAAAAGCAACATCTGGAACTGTCGAATGAGGAATTACCATTTTCCCTAACTATTTTCCTTCGAATAATCAAGAATTCTTCCAAGAATCAGAAACAATTATTGATTGATTAAGTAAATGACCATTAAACAACACTACACAAGAAACTAAAGATAATAGTGATGCTAGAATGAGAGCTTTTTTAGGCAGAATGCTTTTTTCAAATGATAGTGTATTCAAAAATGTTCAAGTAACTAGCGGTGGTGAAAAGGTACGTTTAATGATGTCTAAATTAATGTTAGAGGAAAGCAACTTTTTAGTATTCGACCAACCACTAGACCATTTAGATTCAGAATCAATTGATAGCTTAATTGAAGGTATTAAATCATATAAGAGCTCATGTATTTTTACAACTTATAATAGAGCTATGATAAAAGAATGTGCTAATGTAATTTTAGAAATTAAACCTAAATCTAGTTTTCTATTTTATGGAAATTTAGATGAATACGAAGAAGCTATGGGATACTAA
- a CDS encoding ATP synthase F0 subunit B: MYNPDSILNKIYEGSGSVSEELEKTFSGLTFNWPLFVFSLIVLMLVTVIITFLVYKPVKKMVKKRQELIQENIDASIKAKDDALKVQEEHDKKIIEATNQARTIINNAKAESERIVNSGSATAKKKAEMMLEQAEILINKKRAEFNIEQKKIIMENAVEIAKKIISREIKDSDNIKMINEVIDK; the protein is encoded by the coding sequence ATGTATAACCCTGATTCAATCTTAAATAAGATTTATGAAGGAAGTGGAAGTGTTTCAGAAGAGCTTGAAAAAACCTTTTCTGGATTAACTTTTAACTGACCATTATTTGTATTTTCTTTAATAGTTTTAATGCTTGTTACTGTTATTATTACATTTTTAGTTTATAAACCAGTTAAGAAAATGGTAAAAAAGCGTCAAGAACTTATTCAAGAAAATATTGATGCTTCAATTAAAGCAAAAGATGATGCTTTAAAAGTTCAAGAAGAACATGATAAAAAAATTATTGAAGCAACCAATCAAGCAAGAACTATTATAAATAATGCTAAAGCTGAGAGCGAAAGAATTGTAAACAGTGGTTCAGCAACAGCTAAGAAAAAAGCTGAGATGATGTTAGAACAGGCTGAAATTTTGATTAATAAAAAAAGAGCAGAATTTAATATTGAACAAAAGAAAATTATCATGGAAAACGCAGTTGAGATAGCAAAAAAAATTATCTCTCGTGAAATCAAAGATAGTGACAATATTAAAATGATTAATGAAGTTATTGATAAATAA
- a CDS encoding MAG0920 family protein codes for MLSLAVLLCNLILIIKEIKIKNEFKQWKKENDSLDGILFKNIESNNDELLKKFELNHLKMTFITSVYKTYDVMFKIKIKNWKKQFHKLSKNKLDNEFYYFLIFNYNDIAFEDKVFKINDYSYVYKNRDKLFNTTK; via the coding sequence GTGCTAAGTTTGGCTGTTCTTCTGTGCAATTTAATTTTAATAATTAAAGAAATTAAAATTAAAAATGAATTTAAACAATGAAAAAAAGAAAATGATTCTTTAGATGGAATTTTATTTAAAAATATTGAATCAAATAATGATGAATTACTAAAAAAATTTGAATTAAATCATTTAAAAATGACTTTTATTACTAGTGTATATAAAACTTATGATGTGATGTTTAAAATTAAAATTAAAAATTGAAAAAAACAATTTCATAAACTAAGCAAAAATAAGTTGGATAATGAATTTTATTATTTTTTAATATTTAATTACAACGATATTGCATTTGAGGATAAGGTTTTTAAGATAAATGATTATTCTTATGTATATAAAAATAGAGATAAACTTTTTAATACAACAAAATAA
- the atpA gene encoding F0F1 ATP synthase subunit alpha — protein sequence MALKPNDLSAIIKNQIKEFNEDISYDEIGRVITVGDGIALVSGLTNVEYGELLIFDCGIVGMALNLEEELVGVVVMGDDRNIVENSHVKRTHDVISVQVGDSLLGRVVNALAKPIDGKAKIEGEINRPIFKIAPGVMTRKEVSEPMNTGILAIDALIPIGKGQRELIIGDRQTGKTAIAIDAILNQKGKDVYCIYVAIGQKNSTITQIVDQLSKNDALKYTTIIAASASESAPLQYIAPYTGVTIAEEWMARGKNVLIVYDDLSKHAVAYRTLSLLLRRPPGREAYPGDVFYLHSQLLERSARLNNDYGGGSITALPIIETQAEDISAYIPTNVISITDGQIFTKESLFNSGQRPAIDIGYSVSRVGSAAQTKMTKKIVSSLKLELAQYNEMQAFAQFGSDLDQNTRIILDHGSKVYELLKQKQFSPYSPSQQIILLFLAKYRLINVIPKNSIIKYRDDILTYFATQPDAIKILRKIDESNDWTNELIEEIYNQIIIFNDLFIKTIPLYNKDNYIPVPELPWKAYKK from the coding sequence ATGGCTTTAAAACCAAATGATTTGTCAGCAATCATTAAAAATCAAATCAAAGAATTTAATGAAGATATAAGTTATGACGAAATTGGTAGAGTTATAACAGTTGGTGATGGTATTGCCTTAGTTAGTGGTTTAACCAATGTAGAATATGGTGAATTATTAATTTTTGACTGCGGAATTGTGGGAATGGCACTTAATTTAGAAGAAGAATTAGTTGGTGTTGTTGTCATGGGTGATGATAGAAATATCGTCGAAAATTCACACGTAAAAAGAACTCATGATGTTATTTCTGTACAAGTTGGAGATTCCTTGTTAGGAAGAGTTGTAAATGCACTAGCGAAACCAATTGATGGCAAGGCTAAGATCGAAGGTGAAATAAATAGACCTATTTTTAAAATTGCCCCTGGTGTTATGACTCGTAAAGAAGTTTCGGAACCGATGAACACAGGAATATTAGCAATTGATGCTTTAATACCAATTGGCAAAGGCCAACGTGAATTGATCATTGGTGATAGACAAACTGGAAAAACAGCAATAGCAATTGATGCAATTTTAAATCAAAAAGGTAAAGATGTTTACTGTATTTATGTTGCAATTGGCCAAAAAAATTCAACAATTACTCAAATAGTAGATCAGTTATCAAAAAACGACGCCTTAAAATATACAACTATCATTGCTGCATCAGCTTCCGAAAGTGCTCCATTACAATATATAGCACCATATACTGGTGTTACAATTGCCGAAGAATGAATGGCAAGAGGTAAAAATGTTTTAATAGTTTATGATGATCTATCAAAACACGCTGTTGCATATCGAACATTATCATTATTATTAAGAAGACCACCTGGACGTGAAGCATACCCTGGTGACGTATTTTACTTGCATTCTCAATTATTGGAAAGATCAGCAAGATTAAATAATGATTATGGCGGTGGTTCGATCACTGCTTTACCAATTATTGAGACCCAAGCAGAAGATATATCAGCATATATTCCAACAAATGTTATTTCAATTACTGATGGTCAAATTTTTACAAAGGAATCATTATTTAATTCAGGTCAAAGACCTGCAATCGATATTGGTTATTCAGTTAGTCGTGTCGGTTCGGCAGCTCAAACCAAAATGACTAAAAAAATTGTTTCAAGCTTAAAACTTGAATTAGCTCAATATAATGAAATGCAAGCATTTGCACAATTTGGATCTGATTTAGATCAAAATACAAGAATTATCTTAGATCACGGTTCTAAAGTGTATGAATTATTAAAGCAGAAGCAGTTTTCACCATATTCACCCTCACAGCAAATTATTCTATTATTTTTAGCTAAGTATCGTTTAATAAATGTTATACCTAAAAACAGTATTATTAAATATCGTGATGATATTTTAACCTATTTTGCAACTCAACCTGATGCAATTAAGATTTTAAGAAAAATAGATGAATCAAATGATTGAACTAATGAGTTAATTGAAGAAATTTATAATCAAATTATTATCTTTAACGATTTATTTATCAAAACTATACCTTTATATAATAAAGATAATTACATTCCAGTTCCAGAATTACCATGGAAAGCTTACAAAAAATAA
- a CDS encoding hemolysin family protein, producing MDIHLNTWQYILLILSLILLLVSSGIFSATETAYTSLSRIKIETMVEKKVKGYKIIEKQHNFFNRTLGTILIANNLVNIASSTLLAYLLTQAFGASKVGLASIISTIVMTPIIVLFAEIIPKLIAKHRPEQTVRSFYWFIEMLYWIFIPITYPISKIGKKIYITNTEEDVKNLLNIAQDEGVLEIKESAMAQNVLDLDSTKVSQHYVKLKNVDFISSKATMQEALSMFKETNYSRIPVEKDGELIGILLLKDIFFLQRGNIMNYIKTVPRVSANSILSVALEKMRQSRAQMAFVTESNNDDKAIGIITIEDILEEVVGEIYDEYDNDEQIYEISLERSEAKGTVLMKTLWKQLELEDYLDYELDEKEKNQTLSVWLENKVGHLLRKNTKYTLDDKITFKVLERKSKEKKFDYIEIDWSN from the coding sequence CTTTATCAAGAATTAAGATTGAAACTATGGTTGAAAAAAAGGTAAAAGGTTATAAAATAATTGAAAAACAACATAACTTTTTTAACAGAACATTAGGAACAATTTTAATCGCCAATAATTTAGTAAACATCGCTTCTTCAACATTGTTAGCTTATTTATTAACTCAAGCTTTTGGAGCTTCAAAAGTAGGACTTGCATCAATTATTTCAACAATTGTAATGACACCAATAATTGTTTTGTTTGCTGAAATAATACCTAAGTTAATTGCTAAACATAGACCCGAGCAAACTGTTAGATCATTTTATTGATTTATAGAAATGTTATATTGAATTTTTATTCCAATTACATATCCAATTTCAAAAATTGGTAAAAAAATTTATATTACAAATACTGAGGAAGATGTAAAAAATCTTTTAAATATTGCACAAGATGAAGGTGTATTGGAAATAAAAGAATCTGCTATGGCTCAAAATGTTTTAGACCTTGATTCAACAAAGGTATCACAACATTATGTTAAATTAAAAAACGTTGATTTTATTAGTTCTAAAGCAACAATGCAAGAAGCATTATCTATGTTTAAAGAAACCAACTATTCAAGAATCCCGGTTGAAAAAGACGGTGAATTAATTGGTATATTATTGCTTAAGGATATTTTCTTCTTACAAAGAGGAAATATTATGAACTATATTAAAACGGTTCCAAGGGTATCTGCTAATTCTATATTATCTGTTGCATTAGAAAAAATGCGTCAATCAAGAGCACAAATGGCATTTGTTACAGAAAGTAATAATGATGATAAGGCTATTGGTATTATTACAATAGAAGATATTTTAGAAGAAGTTGTTGGCGAAATATACGATGAATATGATAATGATGAACAAATTTATGAGATTAGTTTAGAACGTTCAGAAGCCAAGGGTACAGTTCTAATGAAAACTTTATGAAAACAGCTTGAGCTCGAAGATTATTTGGATTATGAATTAGATGAAAAAGAAAAAAATCAAACTTTGTCAGTTTGATTGGAAAATAAAGTTGGTCATCTTTTAAGAAAAAATACCAAATACACATTAGATGATAAAATAACTTTCAAGGTTTTAGAAAGAAAATCAAAAGAAAAAAAATTTGATTATATTGAGATTGATTGAAGTAATTAA
- the atpE gene encoding ATP synthase F0 subunit C yields MIDKLNKINEIIQTFDATKAGEKDAQNYPIAYGLTMLGAGLAICGAGVVSLGQGIAVAKACEAVGRNPEALSKVRTLLILGLAIVETASIYCLVIALLLIFI; encoded by the coding sequence ATGATTGATAAATTAAATAAAATTAATGAAATAATTCAAACCTTTGATGCCACAAAAGCAGGTGAAAAAGATGCACAAAATTATCCTATTGCTTATGGTTTAACAATGTTAGGAGCAGGTCTTGCAATTTGTGGTGCCGGAGTTGTTTCTTTAGGACAAGGTATTGCTGTTGCTAAGGCCTGTGAAGCAGTAGGGAGAAATCCTGAAGCTTTATCTAAAGTACGTACATTATTAATTTTAGGTTTAGCTATTGTTGAAACAGCATCTATTTATTGTTTAGTTATTGCTTTATTATTAATCTTTATATAA
- a CDS encoding ATP-dependent Clp protease ATP-binding subunit, giving the protein MHASWTPYEEKDEKDPLLKYGRNLTELALEGKLEPVINRDDEIRSLVRILSRKTKNNPVLVGEPGVGKTAIVEGLARKIIENQVPENLRNKKVYELNIASIVAGTSFRGQFEERVQSILKSIQKANGEIILFIDEIHMIVGAGNTSEGSMDISNMLKPMMARGQLHLIGATTLEEYRKHIEKDSALERRMQKIFINEPTIEDTITILRGIKERYESFHEVKIKDEALIAAANLSARYISDRFLPDKAIDLIDEAAANIKTEMKYIPEQIEKLNNEIVKLEIEKVAIEKSITQKKDDERINQITTNLDNLKEKHKVLTDQWNKEKDLIAKLSSFKDKIEELKRHLPILQSEGKFVEASKIMYVLLPQLEDSKKETEEKLNSLENRLIKETIDEEEIANVVSKWSKVPVNKLLETQKNKLLNLATNLAKRVRGQDEAIKLVSEAIKRSKAKINDPNRPIGSFLFLGPTGVGKTELAKALAYNLFDDENHIIRLDMSEYMEKHSVSKLIGTPPGYIGYDDNSGQLTEKIRQNPYSIILFDEIEKAHSDVLNILLQILDDGILTDNKGRKINFKNTIIIMTSNVGSEQIMKQMPTKEELLSILLKKFKPEFINRIDEVVPFNQLDLKIVQEIVKLELEKLNKRIFENINARLSYDKEILKFIAKKSYNVAFGARVIKRFIQNNIENKIADLILNNEIKENSIIELGTSEDNLKFEIF; this is encoded by the coding sequence ATGCACGCATCTTGAACACCTTATGAAGAAAAAGATGAAAAAGATCCACTTTTAAAATACGGAAGAAATTTAACCGAGCTTGCGCTTGAAGGAAAATTAGAACCAGTTATTAATAGAGATGACGAAATCAGATCGTTGGTAAGAATTTTATCTCGTAAAACTAAGAATAATCCAGTTTTAGTTGGGGAACCTGGCGTTGGAAAAACTGCAATTGTTGAAGGTCTTGCAAGAAAAATTATTGAAAATCAAGTGCCTGAAAATTTAAGAAATAAAAAAGTTTATGAATTAAACATAGCTTCAATTGTGGCTGGAACATCGTTCCGTGGGCAATTTGAAGAAAGAGTTCAATCTATATTAAAGAGTATTCAAAAAGCAAATGGGGAAATTATTTTATTTATTGATGAAATACATATGATTGTAGGCGCCGGAAATACTAGTGAAGGAAGTATGGATATAAGCAACATGCTTAAACCAATGATGGCAAGGGGCCAACTTCATCTAATTGGAGCTACAACGTTAGAAGAATATCGTAAGCATATTGAAAAAGATTCAGCATTAGAAAGAAGAATGCAAAAAATATTCATAAATGAACCAACAATCGAAGACACAATAACAATTCTTAGAGGAATTAAAGAAAGATACGAATCATTTCACGAAGTTAAAATAAAAGATGAAGCTTTAATAGCTGCAGCTAATTTATCAGCTAGATATATTTCTGATCGATTTTTACCTGATAAAGCTATCGATTTAATTGATGAGGCTGCTGCTAATATAAAAACTGAAATGAAATATATTCCAGAACAAATTGAAAAATTGAATAATGAAATTGTTAAATTAGAAATTGAAAAAGTTGCAATCGAAAAATCGATTACCCAAAAAAAAGATGATGAACGAATTAATCAAATAACAACTAATTTAGATAACTTAAAAGAAAAACATAAAGTATTAACCGATCAATGAAATAAGGAAAAAGATCTTATTGCTAAATTATCATCATTTAAAGATAAAATTGAAGAATTAAAAAGACATCTACCAATCTTACAATCTGAAGGCAAGTTTGTAGAAGCTTCTAAAATAATGTATGTTCTTTTACCTCAACTTGAAGATTCTAAAAAAGAAACTGAAGAAAAATTAAATTCCTTAGAAAATAGATTAATAAAAGAAACTATTGACGAAGAAGAAATTGCAAACGTTGTAAGCAAATGAAGTAAAGTGCCTGTGAATAAACTATTAGAAACACAAAAAAATAAGTTACTAAATTTAGCAACAAACTTAGCAAAAAGAGTAAGAGGACAAGATGAAGCAATAAAATTAGTTTCTGAAGCAATAAAAAGATCAAAAGCAAAAATAAATGATCCAAATAGACCTATAGGTTCATTCTTATTTCTTGGGCCAACAGGAGTTGGAAAAACCGAGCTTGCAAAGGCATTGGCCTATAATTTATTCGATGATGAAAATCACATAATTAGATTAGATATGTCTGAATATATGGAAAAACATTCAGTATCTAAATTAATAGGCACTCCTCCAGGATACATTGGATATGATGATAATAGCGGACAACTTACTGAAAAAATTAGACAAAATCCATATTCGATTATTTTATTTGATGAAATAGAAAAAGCACATAGCGATGTATTAAATATACTACTTCAAATATTAGATGATGGGATCTTAACAGATAATAAAGGTAGAAAAATTAACTTTAAAAATACAATAATAATAATGACCTCAAATGTCGGTAGTGAACAAATAATGAAACAAATGCCAACTAAAGAAGAATTACTATCTATATTATTAAAAAAATTCAAACCTGAATTTATCAACAGAATTGACGAAGTTGTTCCATTTAATCAACTTGATTTAAAAATTGTGCAAGAAATTGTAAAACTAGAGCTAGAAAAATTAAACAAGCGTATCTTTGAAAATATTAATGCTAGATTATCTTATGACAAAGAAATCTTAAAATTCATAGCAAAAAAATCATACAATGTTGCTTTTGGTGCAAGAGTAATTAAAAGATTTATTCAAAATAATATAGAAAATAAAATTGCGGACTTAATATTAAATAATGAAATTAAAGAAAATTCAATTATCGAATTAGGAACTAGTGAAGACAATTTAAAATTTGAAATATTCTAA